From Candidatus Rokuibacteriota bacterium, a single genomic window includes:
- a CDS encoding transposase has product MQRPGAVAPLSSAGGPAESTAGGSPARADFFLPVRALAEVFRGKLLAALEKAIDRAEIPRRRDDDPHALLTRAATKRWVVYCKPPFAGPDQVLAYLARYTHRIALSNDRLVSLQAGQVTFRWKDRAHGNAPRVATVEAETFLRRFLLHVLPHRFVRFTRPIRHCPFTSSHAQSPVTWTRRRRHRPAFATPAHHQSP; this is encoded by the coding sequence GTGCAGCGGCCTGGAGCTGTTGCGCCGCTATCTTCGGCGGGTGGACCTGCCGAGTCGACTGCGGGCGGCTCTCCCGCCCGGGCCGACTTCTTCCTGCCCGTGCGGGCCCTCGCCGAGGTCTTCCGCGGCAAGCTCCTGGCCGCGCTCGAGAAGGCCATCGATCGCGCCGAGATTCCCCGGCGGCGCGATGACGACCCGCACGCCCTGCTCACGCGCGCGGCCACCAAACGCTGGGTGGTGTACTGCAAGCCTCCCTTCGCTGGCCCCGATCAGGTCCTCGCCTACCTGGCCCGCTACACCCATCGCATCGCCCTCTCCAACGACCGGCTCGTCTCGCTCCAAGCAGGTCAGGTGACCTTCCGCTGGAAAGACCGCGCCCACGGCAACGCCCCCCGCGTCGCCACCGTGGAGGCGGAGACCTTTCTGCGCCGCTTCCTGCTCCACGTCCTGCCTCACCGCTTCGTGCGCTTCACCCGCCCGATCCGGCATTGCCCTTTCACGTCCTCGCACGCGCAATCTCCCGTCACCTGGACCCGGCGCCGCCGCCACCGTCCCGCTTTCGCGACCCCCGCGCACCACCAATCCCCATAG
- a CDS encoding (Fe-S)-binding protein, producing MSSREAAFVASLDGRVREIVDTCTRCGRCVEVCPTADAAGLERHDPRAVVGEVLDILRGDGDSASRGARWAETCTGSGACLTACDDGVNPRFMLAMTRVRLEERHPPEARHATGQTRFHAMSQGVRVLSRLQLPPEFLDRVTRSAHAEPPAPAEVVMYLGCNVLKTPHIALLCLEVLDRLGTTYRVFGGPANCCGVLQFRAGDLRNAGRVGVSTVEGFAGTGIARVLTWCPTCTLQLGEILMPSTRPGFALEHVVPYIADRLDRLTPHFVQRVERRVALHEHPGVPGVTEGVVKILGAIPGVELVDLDRPRVGYMCNSLASVPAYRRELHARELEAAAAAAVDCLVGIYHACHRELCAHERDYPFRVVNFLELVGEALGVERPDLFKQWKVMQDVDRILADLGGRVEAAGLDLEAVREAVAAHILGEQPLPLGQRAPGGPPRR from the coding sequence ATGAGCAGTCGCGAGGCGGCGTTCGTGGCGAGCCTCGACGGGCGGGTACGGGAGATCGTGGACACCTGCACCCGGTGCGGCCGGTGCGTCGAGGTCTGTCCGACCGCCGATGCGGCTGGTCTGGAGCGCCACGATCCGCGGGCCGTCGTCGGCGAGGTCCTCGACATCCTGCGCGGCGACGGCGATTCGGCGAGCCGGGGCGCGCGGTGGGCCGAGACGTGCACGGGCTCTGGCGCGTGTCTCACCGCCTGCGACGACGGGGTGAACCCGCGCTTCATGCTCGCCATGACCCGCGTCCGGCTCGAGGAGCGTCACCCGCCCGAGGCGCGGCACGCGACCGGCCAGACGCGCTTCCACGCGATGTCGCAGGGCGTGAGGGTGCTCTCGCGGCTCCAGCTCCCGCCCGAATTCCTCGACCGCGTGACCCGATCTGCCCACGCGGAGCCGCCCGCGCCGGCCGAGGTCGTGATGTACCTGGGCTGCAACGTGCTGAAGACGCCCCACATCGCGCTCCTCTGCCTGGAGGTTCTCGATCGTCTCGGGACGACGTACCGGGTCTTTGGCGGGCCCGCCAACTGCTGCGGCGTCCTGCAGTTCCGCGCCGGCGACCTCAGGAACGCGGGGCGCGTGGGCGTCAGCACGGTGGAGGGCTTCGCCGGGACGGGCATTGCCCGGGTGCTGACGTGGTGTCCGACGTGCACCCTCCAGCTCGGCGAGATCCTGATGCCGTCCACGCGCCCGGGCTTCGCCCTCGAGCACGTGGTGCCCTACATCGCCGACCGGCTCGATCGTCTCACGCCGCACTTCGTCCAGCGCGTGGAGCGCCGGGTCGCACTCCACGAGCATCCCGGAGTGCCGGGCGTCACCGAAGGAGTGGTGAAGATCCTCGGCGCCATCCCGGGCGTCGAGCTGGTCGACCTCGACCGGCCGCGCGTCGGCTACATGTGCAACTCCCTGGCGTCCGTCCCCGCGTACAGGCGGGAACTGCACGCCCGCGAGCTCGAGGCGGCGGCTGCGGCGGCTGTCGACTGCCTGGTCGGGATCTACCACGCCTGTCATCGCGAGCTCTGCGCCCATGAGCGGGACTACCCGTTCCGCGTCGTCAACTTCCTCGAGCTGGTGGGCGAGGCGCTTGGCGTGGAGCGGCCGGACCTCTTCAAGCAGTGGAAGGTGATGCAGGACGTCGACCGCATCCTCGCCGATCTCGGCGGCCGCGTCGAAGCGGCCGGCCTCGACCTCGAGGCGGTGCGCGAGGCGGTAGCGGCGCACATCCTCGGCGAGCAGCCGCTGCCGCTCGGACAGCGGGCGCCGGGAGGTCCTCCCAGGCGGTAG
- a CDS encoding adenylate/guanylate cyclase domain-containing protein gives MTRAALIAVLVSLAVLLDPGGQLGSFERKTLDTRYRFFARPTAHTQHIVIVHVSEDSLRSLEPFYGRWPWPRAVHADAVEYLVADGALAIGFDILFPDRSLRREVDPGLIQQLKALARNADIEEVRAELGQRLDALNPELSDAAFVARAAEAGNVFHSSVLYVGERDRALGRGLGADEAGAARIRAALARTALPIRLAHREALFFNATIPFPELAQAARGVGHINYLPDGDGVCRRFLPLAWVGREDTAYPSLPVLVAARAMGIPPDRIRREGDRVLVGETAIPLLPDGSALIAYQGGTATGEGLGPGKFESFYGGVPYAAVTASADLVRAGKDPALPRGTFRDKIVLVTAAAAGLTDLRATPFSPVTPGAEILANVIDSILSRRVLRSLGAWTEAAYTLALAVTVALLAVSMRPYPGLALVTALWAAVVGLHWMLFGRGWVLPLVPVSVAMAGAYLGVVVAGYVAEEREKKRIRSAFGHYLAPQVLEEVLRSPERLRLGGERRRLTVLFSDIEGFSALSEKIPADDVSPMLNEYLDRMMGCIKATAGTLDKFIGDAVMAEWNAPVAQADHAARACEAALLMMEEVRRLRERWRAEGKPPLNVRIGINTGEMVVGNLGSREIFDYTVIGDEVNVAARLEPLNKDFDTNIAVSGSTRDEAEEHRPGTFVFRRLARVLLKGKSAPVEVHELVGRTGAVEAERMAALEAYGRGLDLFFAGRFPEARALLERAVETCPGDGPSGAYAALCASYEASPPPADWRGHHVQRSK, from the coding sequence GTGACGCGCGCGGCGCTCATCGCCGTCCTCGTGTCGCTCGCCGTCCTGCTCGACCCGGGCGGCCAGCTCGGCTCGTTCGAGCGGAAGACCCTCGACACCCGGTACCGCTTCTTCGCCCGCCCGACCGCGCACACGCAGCACATCGTCATCGTCCACGTCTCCGAGGACTCGCTCCGGAGCCTCGAGCCCTTCTACGGGCGCTGGCCCTGGCCGCGCGCCGTGCACGCCGACGCCGTCGAGTACCTCGTCGCCGACGGCGCGCTCGCCATCGGCTTCGACATCCTGTTCCCGGACCGCTCCCTGCGGCGGGAGGTGGACCCCGGCCTCATCCAGCAGCTGAAGGCGCTGGCGAGGAACGCCGACATCGAGGAGGTGCGGGCGGAGCTCGGGCAGCGGCTGGATGCCCTCAACCCCGAGCTGAGCGATGCCGCCTTCGTCGCCCGGGCGGCCGAGGCCGGCAATGTCTTCCACTCCTCGGTGCTCTATGTCGGCGAGCGGGACCGGGCGCTCGGGCGGGGCCTCGGGGCCGACGAGGCGGGCGCCGCGCGGATCCGGGCCGCCCTGGCCCGGACGGCATTGCCGATCCGCCTGGCGCACCGGGAGGCCCTCTTCTTCAACGCCACCATCCCCTTCCCGGAACTGGCGCAGGCTGCCCGGGGCGTGGGCCATATCAATTACCTGCCCGACGGCGACGGGGTGTGCCGGCGCTTCCTGCCGCTGGCATGGGTGGGACGGGAGGACACGGCATACCCCTCTCTGCCCGTGCTCGTGGCAGCGCGCGCCATGGGAATCCCCCCGGATCGGATCAGGCGGGAGGGCGATCGCGTCCTGGTCGGGGAGACGGCCATCCCGCTCCTGCCCGACGGGAGCGCCCTGATCGCCTACCAGGGCGGCACGGCCACCGGAGAGGGCCTGGGACCCGGCAAGTTCGAGTCCTTCTACGGCGGCGTACCCTATGCGGCCGTCACCGCCTCGGCCGACCTCGTCCGGGCCGGGAAGGACCCGGCGCTCCCGCGAGGGACCTTCAGGGACAAGATCGTGCTCGTCACCGCCGCCGCCGCGGGGCTCACCGACCTCCGGGCGACGCCGTTCAGCCCCGTGACCCCCGGCGCGGAGATTCTCGCGAACGTCATCGACAGCATCCTCTCGCGGCGCGTCCTGCGCTCGCTCGGGGCCTGGACGGAGGCGGCCTACACCCTGGCCCTGGCCGTGACCGTCGCGTTGCTCGCGGTCTCCATGCGCCCCTATCCCGGGCTCGCGCTGGTCACGGCGCTCTGGGCGGCGGTGGTCGGGCTCCACTGGATGCTCTTCGGCCGGGGCTGGGTGCTCCCGCTGGTCCCGGTGTCGGTCGCCATGGCAGGCGCCTATCTCGGGGTCGTGGTGGCCGGATACGTCGCGGAGGAGCGGGAGAAGAAGCGGATCCGGTCCGCCTTCGGGCATTACCTGGCGCCGCAGGTGCTCGAGGAGGTCCTGAGATCGCCCGAACGCCTGCGGCTCGGGGGGGAGCGCCGGCGCCTCACCGTCCTGTTCTCCGACATCGAGGGGTTCTCGGCCCTGTCGGAGAAGATCCCGGCCGACGACGTGAGCCCCATGCTCAACGAGTACCTCGACCGGATGATGGGCTGCATCAAGGCCACGGCCGGCACGCTCGACAAGTTCATCGGGGACGCCGTCATGGCGGAGTGGAACGCGCCAGTGGCCCAGGCCGACCATGCCGCCCGCGCTTGCGAGGCGGCGCTCCTGATGATGGAGGAGGTGAGGCGGCTCCGGGAGCGGTGGCGCGCGGAGGGCAAGCCGCCCCTGAACGTCCGGATCGGCATCAACACCGGCGAGATGGTGGTCGGCAACCTGGGCTCGCGCGAGATCTTCGACTACACGGTGATCGGCGACGAGGTGAACGTCGCCGCGAGGCTGGAGCCGCTCAACAAGGACTTCGACACCAACATCGCGGTCTCGGGCAGCACCCGCGACGAGGCGGAGGAGCATCGCCCCGGCACGTTCGTCTTCCGCCGGCTGGCCCGGGTGCTGCTCAAGGGCAAGAGCGCGCCGGTGGAGGTCCACGAGCTGGTGGGGCGGACGGGCGCCGTGGAGGCGGAGCGGATGGCGGCCCTGGAGGCCTACGGCCGCGGGCTCGACCTGTTCTTCGCGGGGCGCTTCCCGGAGGCGCGGGCGCTGCTCGAGCGGGCGGTCGAGACGTGTCCCGGGGACGGCCCCTCAGGGGCCTACGCGGCGCTCTGCGCGAGCTACGAGGCGAGTCCTCCGCCCGCCGACTGGCGCGGCCATCACGTGCAGCGATCGAAATGA
- a CDS encoding FecR domain-containing protein encodes MRTSDTHLRVARTIAGLAVTLSLVLPVAPWVPGAAAQGAQKPDGVVVAIRDGKLERFQQDLWNALTVGQPVSRGNRVRTDGTAVAIVTLAEIGRIVMGPSSDVELGKNPKDFKVTMQRGFAWLDATLPKGSKASISTSLATAGVRGTGFSVCYDGKNYCACTCFGEVEVSVPGGPTVRVPRGEYYAFPAGAPLPGKTEAAATLLEKTGAGFDFCFTCHVVAGKGRLKPDRK; translated from the coding sequence ATGAGGACATCGGACACGCACCTGCGGGTGGCCCGGACCATCGCGGGCCTGGCGGTGACGCTGTCGCTGGTCCTGCCCGTCGCGCCCTGGGTCCCCGGCGCGGCGGCGCAAGGGGCGCAGAAGCCGGACGGCGTCGTCGTCGCCATCCGGGACGGCAAGCTCGAGCGGTTCCAGCAGGACCTCTGGAACGCCCTCACGGTGGGCCAGCCCGTCTCCCGGGGAAACAGGGTCAGGACGGACGGCACCGCTGTCGCCATCGTGACGCTCGCCGAGATCGGCCGCATCGTGATGGGGCCCTCCTCCGATGTCGAGCTGGGGAAGAACCCGAAGGACTTCAAGGTCACGATGCAGCGGGGTTTCGCCTGGCTCGACGCCACCCTGCCGAAGGGAAGCAAGGCCTCCATCAGCACCAGTCTCGCGACCGCGGGCGTCCGCGGCACCGGCTTCTCCGTCTGCTACGACGGCAAGAACTACTGCGCCTGCACCTGCTTCGGGGAGGTGGAGGTCTCGGTGCCGGGCGGCCCCACCGTCAGGGTGCCCAGGGGCGAGTACTACGCCTTCCCCGCCGGGGCGCCCCTACCCGGCAAGACCGAGGCCGCGGCCACCCTGCTGGAGAAGACCGGGGCAGGCTTCGACTTCTGCTTCACCTGCCACGTCGTCGCCGGGAAGGGTCGGCTGAAGCCAGACCGGAAGTGA
- a CDS encoding sigma-70 family RNA polymerase sigma factor, whose amino-acid sequence MRARTNSEWVQELSASGEEQAAALGDLRAYLLRAARYALHRSRGRLAHASAFDLDQLAEDCAQNALVAILEHLKEFRGDSRFTTWAYKFAINMALAAARREAWKPVSLDALLEQAGGRAWFPEAEALPGDPEQTARLAEAWAVIREVIDHDLSERQRQALKAVVADEVPLDELVRHWGSTRNAIYKLLHDARRKLKARLEARGFAPREVLGLFSGPR is encoded by the coding sequence GTGAGGGCGAGGACCAACAGCGAGTGGGTGCAGGAGCTGAGCGCGAGCGGCGAGGAGCAGGCGGCCGCACTGGGGGACCTGCGCGCCTATCTGCTGCGCGCCGCGCGCTACGCGCTGCACCGCAGCCGGGGGCGCCTGGCGCACGCAAGTGCGTTCGACCTCGACCAGCTCGCCGAGGACTGCGCCCAGAACGCGCTGGTGGCGATCCTCGAGCACCTGAAGGAGTTCCGCGGCGATAGCCGCTTCACGACGTGGGCGTACAAGTTCGCGATCAACATGGCGCTGGCCGCCGCGCGTCGGGAGGCCTGGAAGCCTGTCTCGCTCGACGCGCTGCTCGAGCAGGCCGGCGGCCGGGCGTGGTTCCCCGAGGCCGAAGCGCTCCCCGGCGATCCGGAGCAGACGGCGCGACTGGCTGAAGCATGGGCGGTCATCCGGGAGGTCATCGACCACGACCTGAGCGAGCGGCAGCGCCAGGCCCTGAAGGCGGTCGTCGCCGACGAGGTGCCGCTCGACGAGCTGGTGCGACACTGGGGGTCGACACGAAACGCGATCTACAAGCTCTTGCACGACGCGCGCCGGAAGCTCAAGGCCCGGCTGGAGGCCCGGGGCTTCGCGCCTCGGGAGGTCCTCGGCCTGTTCAGCGGGCCGAGGTAA
- a CDS encoding hemerythrin domain-containing protein: protein MTKSNEAIAATAQLRHEHEVFLRALALLERLGEGLRVGTPLDRDALAWIIDFFRTFVDKCHHGKEEQHLFPALERHGVPRDGGPVGVMLLEHEHGRALLRAMSQGGDRAVAEAIRGYVTLLRAHIDKENGVLFPIAEQILNEEEQRVLVQAFDAVEQTVVGPGIHERLLAKLAELEAR, encoded by the coding sequence ATGACCAAGAGCAACGAGGCGATCGCTGCCACCGCCCAGCTCCGCCACGAGCACGAGGTGTTCCTGAGGGCACTCGCGCTCCTGGAGCGGCTCGGCGAGGGCCTCCGCGTCGGGACGCCGCTGGACCGAGACGCTCTGGCCTGGATCATCGATTTCTTCCGCACCTTCGTCGACAAGTGTCACCATGGGAAGGAAGAGCAGCACCTCTTTCCGGCTCTGGAGCGCCACGGCGTGCCTCGGGATGGGGGTCCGGTGGGCGTCATGCTCCTCGAGCACGAGCACGGCCGCGCGCTCCTTCGCGCGATGAGCCAGGGGGGCGACCGCGCCGTTGCCGAGGCCATCCGTGGCTACGTCACCCTCCTCCGTGCCCACATCGACAAGGAGAACGGGGTTCTCTTTCCGATCGCCGAGCAGATCCTGAACGAGGAAGAGCAGCGCGTGCTGGTCCAGGCTTTCGACGCGGTCGAACAGACGGTGGTGGGCCCGGGGATCCACGAACGACTCCTGGCCAAGCTGGCCGAGCTCGAGGCCCGCTGA
- a CDS encoding 2-nitropropane dioxygenase, with product MTAVDRLNELLEAERAGVETLSRLFPEARGPEMRKLFEEVRNDEAWSCAGLARSIKILGGVMSEQKGNFAEKVMSEPTLAARLRLLNRGQGWVVKRLDGLLGETLLESVSEFLEEMKTRHLANIDACDRLAESLE from the coding sequence ATGACGGCCGTCGATCGGCTGAATGAGCTCCTCGAGGCGGAACGGGCCGGCGTGGAGACGCTCTCCCGCCTCTTCCCCGAGGCCCGCGGCCCCGAGATGCGGAAGCTCTTCGAGGAGGTCAGGAACGACGAGGCCTGGTCCTGCGCCGGGCTCGCCCGCTCCATCAAGATCCTGGGCGGGGTCATGTCAGAGCAGAAGGGGAACTTCGCGGAGAAGGTGATGAGCGAGCCCACCCTTGCCGCCCGGCTTCGACTTCTCAACCGGGGTCAGGGATGGGTCGTCAAACGGCTGGATGGTCTCCTCGGTGAGACGCTCCTCGAGTCCGTCAGCGAGTTTCTCGAGGAGATGAAGACGCGCCACCTCGCCAATATCGACGCCTGCGACCGGCTGGCGGAGTCCCTCGAGTGA